A single Vanacampus margaritifer isolate UIUO_Vmar chromosome 14, RoL_Vmar_1.0, whole genome shotgun sequence DNA region contains:
- the LOC144063691 gene encoding histone H4 isoform X2 produces the protein MSGRGKGGKGLGKGGAKRHRKVLRDNIQGITKPAIRRLARRGGVKRISGLIYEETRGVLKVFLENVIRDAVTYTEHAKRKTVTAMDVVYALKRQGRTLYGFGG, from the coding sequence atgtctGGCAGGGGAAAGGGAGGCAAAGGACTTGGAAAAGGCGGCGCCAAGCGTCATCGCAAGGTTCTTCGCGACAACATCCAGGGCATTACCAAACCGGCCATTCGTCGTCTGGCCCGCCGCGGTGGCGTGAAACGTATCTCCGGCCTCATCTATGAGGAAACCCGTGGTGTGCTTAAGGTTTTCCTGGAGAACGTCATCCGCGATGCTGTCACCTACACTGAGCACGCCAAGAGGAAGACTGTGACCGCTATGGATGTGGTGTATGCTCTTAAGAGACAAGGGCGCACTCTGTACGGTTTCGGCGGTTAA
- the LOC144063688 gene encoding histone H3-like: MARTKQTARKSTGGKAPRKQLATKAARKSAPATGGVKKPHRYRPGTVALREIRRYQKSTELLIRKLPFQRLVREIAQDFKTDLRFQSSAVMALQESSEAYLVGLFEDTNLCAIHAKRVTIMPKDIQLARRIRGERA; encoded by the coding sequence ATGGCAAGAACGAAGCAGACAGCTCGTAAGTCCACCGGCGGCAAAGCCCCCAGGAAGCAGCTGGCCACCAAAGCCGCCCGTAAGAGCGCCCCGGCCACCGGCGGCGTCAAGAAGCCTCACCGCTACAGGCCCGGTACCGTGGCCCTCCGCGAGATCCGTCGCTACCAGAAGTCCACCGAGCTGCTCATCCGCAAGCTGCCCTTCCAGCGTCTGGTGAGGGAAATCGCTCAGGATTTCAAGACCGACCTTCGCTTCCAGAGCTCGGCGGTCATGGCGCTGCAGGAGTCCAGCGAGGCTTACTTGGTCGGCCTGTTTGAGGACACCAACTTGTGCGCCATCCACGCCAAGAGGGTCACCATCATGCCCAAAGACATCCAACTGGCCCGTCGCATCCGCGGGGAGAGGGCATAA
- the LOC144063687 gene encoding histone H4-like: protein MRFTRTESRIEWTARIFGSAVLFQVLSIIIRKPVFRIVQQCFLFSTTISITMSGRGKGGKGLGKGGAKRHRKVLRDNIQGITKPAIRRLARRGGVKRISGLIYEETRGVLKVFLENVIRDAVTYTEHAKRKTVTAMDVVYALKRQGRTLYGFGG from the coding sequence ATGAGATTTACGAGAACAGAAAGCAGAATAGAATGGACCGCGAGAATCTTTGGGTCAGCTGTCCTCTTTCAGGTCCTCAGCATTATAATAAGAAAACCCGTTTTCAGGATCGTACAGCAGTGCTTTCTGTTTTCGACAACAATTAGCATAACGATGTCTGGTAGAGGAAAGGGTGGTAAAGGTTTGGGGAAAGGGGGTGCCAAGCGTCACCGAAAAGTTCTCCGTGACAACATCCAGGGTATCAccaagcccgccattcgacgtCTGGCTCGCCGCGGTGGTGTCAAGCGCATCTCTGGTCTCATCTATGAGGAAACCCGTGGTGTGCTTAAGGTATTCCTGGAGAACGTTATCCGCGATGCTGTCACATATACTGAGCACGCCAAGAGGAAGACCGTGACCGCCATGGATGTGGTGTACGCTCTCAAGCGGCAGGGACGAACTCTCTATGGATTCGGCGGCTAA
- the LOC144063690 gene encoding histone H2B, which yields MPEPAKSAPKKGSKKAVTKSAGKPGKRRRKGRKESYAIYVYKVLKQVHPDTGISSKAMSIMNSFVNDIFERIASEASRLAHYNKRSTITSREIQTAVRLLLPGELAKHAVSEGTKAVTKYTSSK from the coding sequence ATGCCTGAACCAGCCAAATCAGCGCCCAAGAAGGGCTCAAAGAAAGCCGTCACCAAGTCCGCGGGTAAGCCCGGCAAGAGGAGGAGaaagggaaggaaggaaagctACGCTATCTACGTGTACAAGGTGCTGAAGCAGGTCCACCCCGACACCGGCATCTCATCCAAGGCGATGAGCATCATGAACTCGTTCGTCAACGACATCTTCGAGCGTATCGCTTCTGAGGCTTCCCGCCTGGCTCACTACAACAAACGCTCCACCATCACCTCCAGGGAGATTCAGACTGCTGTGCGTCTTCTCTTACCCGGCGAGCTGGCCAAGCACGCCGTGTCCGAAGGCACCAAGGCGGTTACTAAATACACCAGCTCAAAGTAG
- the LOC144063689 gene encoding histone H2A-like, which translates to MSGRGKTGGKARAKAKTRSSRAGLQFPVGRVHRLLRKGNYAQRVGAGAPVYLAAVLEYLTAEILELAGNAARDNKKTRIIPRHLQLAVRNDEELNKLLGGVTIAQGGVLPNIQAVLLPKKTEKAAKSK; encoded by the coding sequence ATGAGCGGAAGAGGGAAAACCGGTGGCAAGGCCAGAGCAAAAGCCAAGACTCGTTCCTCCCGCGCCGGACTGCAGTTCCCGGTCGGTCGAGTCCACAGGCTGCTGCGTAAAGGCAACTACGCTCAACGTGTTGGGGCCGGGGCCCCAGTTTATCTGGCGGCCGTGCTCGAGTACCTGACCGCTGAGATCCTCGAGTTGGCTGGCAATGCAGCACGCGACAACAAGAAGACCAGAATCATCCCCCGTCATCTACAGCTGGCCGTCCGCAACGACGAGGAACTCAACAAACTCTTGGGCGGCGTGACCATCGCTCAGGGCGGCGTGTTGCCCAATATCCAGGCCGTGCTTCTGCCAAAGAAGACTGAGAAAGCCGCCAAATCCAAGTAA
- the LOC144063691 gene encoding histone H4 isoform X1 codes for MTFLQPSQMEYMSSLRGKGGKGLGKGGAKRHRKVLRDNIQGITKPAIRRLARRGGVKRISGLIYEETRGVLKVFLENVIRDAVTYTEHAKRKTVTAMDVVYALKRQGRTLYGFGG; via the exons ATGACGTTCCTCCAGCCAAGCCAAATGGAATACATGTCCTCTCTCAG GGGAAAGGGAGGCAAAGGACTTGGAAAAGGCGGCGCCAAGCGTCATCGCAAGGTTCTTCGCGACAACATCCAGGGCATTACCAAACCGGCCATTCGTCGTCTGGCCCGCCGCGGTGGCGTGAAACGTATCTCCGGCCTCATCTATGAGGAAACCCGTGGTGTGCTTAAGGTTTTCCTGGAGAACGTCATCCGCGATGCTGTCACCTACACTGAGCACGCCAAGAGGAAGACTGTGACCGCTATGGATGTGGTGTATGCTCTTAAGAGACAAGGGCGCACTCTGTACGGTTTCGGCGGTTAA